The genomic region CCTCGATCACCGGCGTGACCGGGCCTTCAACCAGCTGCCACCAGTCCGCGGCGTCTTTGAGCCGGTTGAGATTGGGGCGCACGGCATTCCAGAACGCCTCACCAGCCGTGATGCCGAGGGCTTCCAGCCGGTCCCTGACCGCGAGAAAGCCTGTCTCATGGAGGAGTTTGGCGTTCAGCCGCTCCATCTCGGCAAAGTCAAAGCGCGCAGGCGTGCGCGAGACTTTCGAGAAATCGAGCTCTGATACCAGCGAGGCAAGATCGCTGCGCGCCTCGATGGCGTCAGACGTGCCGAGCTTGGCCAGCAGGGAGAGAATGGCCATCGGCTCGATGCCCTCCTCCTCGCGCAGCGCCTTCACCGACAGCCCGCCAATACGCTTGGAAAGCTTCTCGCCATCCGAGCCGACCAGCAGCGGGAAGTGCGCCAGCGCAGGCGAAGAACCCTTGCCGCCCAGCGCCTCGAAAATCTCGATCTGCGCAGCGGAGTTGGTCACATGGTCCTCGCCGCGGATCACGTGCGTGATGCCCGCGTCCAGATCGTCGACGACGCTGGGGAGCGTGTAGAGATAGCTGCCATCCTCGCGGATCAGGATGGGGTCAGAGACAGAGCTGGTGTCGATATGGCTGGGGCCGCGCACCAGATCATTCCACTCAATGCGCCCGCCCGACAGCTTGAAACGCCAGTGCGGCTTGCGGCCCTCTGCTTCGTATTTCGCCTTGTCGGCATCGGTGAGGCTCAGCGCGGCTCGGTCATAGACGGGCGGCTTGCCTTGCGCGCGTTGCAGCTTGCGTTTGCGGTCCAGCTCCTCTTCTGTCTCGTAGCACGGATAGAGAAAGCCGGTTTCGACCAGCTTTGCGCGCGCCGCCTCATAAAGATCAAAGCGCGCCGACTGGTTGAAACGCTCATCAAAATTCAGCCCCAGCCAGTGGAGGTCTTCCACGATCTGGTCCTCGAACAGCTTGGTGGAGCGTTCCAGATCCGTGTCATCGATACGCAGCACGAACACACCGCCCTCGCGGCGCGCAAACAGCCAGTTCATCAGGGCAATGCGCACATTGCCGACATGAATGAGGCCGGTCGGGCTCGGCGCGAAGCGGACTTTGACGGACATGAAACTGTTTCCAACACGGTGAGAGCAGCAGATGAAGGCGGCTGGCTTTGCCATGCCCGCCCGCAGCCGTCAAATGCGGCCTGCTTACTTTCATCCCCGTTTGCGGACCTGCTTTTCCCTCGTCCTTCGAGACGTTCGCTAACGCTCACCCTCAGG from Glycocaulis abyssi harbors:
- the gltX gene encoding glutamate--tRNA ligase; translated protein: MSVKVRFAPSPTGLIHVGNVRIALMNWLFARREGGVFVLRIDDTDLERSTKLFEDQIVEDLHWLGLNFDERFNQSARFDLYEAARAKLVETGFLYPCYETEEELDRKRKLQRAQGKPPVYDRAALSLTDADKAKYEAEGRKPHWRFKLSGGRIEWNDLVRGPSHIDTSSVSDPILIREDGSYLYTLPSVVDDLDAGITHVIRGEDHVTNSAAQIEIFEALGGKGSSPALAHFPLLVGSDGEKLSKRIGGLSVKALREEEGIEPMAILSLLAKLGTSDAIEARSDLASLVSELDFSKVSRTPARFDFAEMERLNAKLLHETGFLAVRDRLEALGITAGEAFWNAVRPNLNRLKDAADWWQLVEGPVTPVIEDADYAAKAASLLPDGELTRESWGVWTSAIKAETGRKGRELFMPLRQALTGQNHGPEMDVVLMLIGREKALARLAGQAA